The DNA region GAAGTAAAGAGCAGCGTGTACATGCCACCCTTGATTCGGTCGTGCTCATTCGCCTGGAGCGCGTTGCGCAGGCTCTCGAGGACAACGGGAATGACCACCGGCTTGCCGCCGATGAGAGCCTTGAGCGACGAGTCTTGGGCGCTCTGCGCCACCCTGCGGACGTCTGCATACAGGGAAAGGCAGGAGTGCGCCaggtccagcagcaggcgcttGTCCAGCTCGCTCTTGTGCCTGGCCGCAGCATTGTGCTTCATGCGGAGTATATGATATGCTTCGGCACGCTTGATGAGCAGCGGACGCGGGTAGACTTTCCGGAGCCCCTTGATTTTGAAGGCGGCAATATCTGCCTTGTAGAGTCTTACGTGCCTCTCCAACAAGTGCGCAGACCGTTCGATGCCCACATCCGTAATCCAGGTGCGATAGGCCGAGCACAGCGCCGTAAAGCAGTTGACATCGTCTTCCTGCTTTTCATTGAGGAACGCATGTGCCTTCGTTAAGAGATggcccagctcgtcgcgcaacTCGTGAACCCGGTTGTAAGATGGATCGTCTGCCTTGAGAATATAGCCAGCTTTGTACCGAAACTGTGGTCGAAgttcctcatcctcggctCCCTCACCaagagcgtcgtcgtcgtccaccatcATGTCCTCGTCTCCATCTGCATCGACGCTATCCGTGTCGCCGATGTCCCCAACGTCATCGCCAGATGCGCGCTTGGGGTCGAACATGGTGGCCATGCCGGCCGTGACAAGACGAATTTGCTGCATCAGCCGAGACACCTCGTCTGACCAGGCCTTGTTCTTGCCGTCACGGCTGACTGGCGGGTTGTCGCTCAtgaggagctcgagctgctccgcGGCGGACGTAACCTGAGAGGCAAAGAGCTCCACCGCAAACTTGATTTCTGGAGGTGACGGCTGGTGCCATCGGATGGTAAGATCCGCTGGCGAGGTCGTCTTCCCCCAGTCGTCGACATCAAGACCTCTTTTGACGACGTCCAGCTCGTACAGCCCGTGGTCGATGGGATAGGTATGCGTCAAGTTGAGAAGCAGATGGTGGATGTAGTTGGACACCAGAATTGTCGGCAGCCCGCGACACTTTTCTTGCATGTACTCGGCAatgcccagcagctcgtctTTGTACGTGAGAACCTCCCTGCCGACGTGGACCACAGCCATTGCCAGTATGCTAATGTGCCAAACAAGAGCCCGATCCCTCGGCAGGAAGTCCGTGCCAGTGGTGCGATCGGACGCGGCGTTGTTGTAGTCAATCTCGTTGCGAATGTTGACGACAAGCATGGGCACAAACACCTTGAGAGTCTTTTCGGGGTTCACCTTGCACAGCACGTTGACAATCCATGCCATGGCATCGCGGGCTTGATGCACGACGTGGCTCGAGACAAACGTCGCAATCTTCTCCAATGCCATGTCGAACAGCTCGGGAGACAAAGAGGAGAACAAGGGTGACAGCGCGGCAGGTAAGGTATGGATGACGTTATCCTCTGGTGTTCCTCCCCGGACTTGGTTGGCGTCGGGCAGGTTCTCCAGCAAGGTGAAGATCTTGCCCAGCAGCGTCAGGATAAACTCTCCGAACCCAGCGGTTGACGACCTGAGGATGTTggcttcatcttcatcgcTCAGCTCGCTGTTGTAATCAATCTGGACGTTCTGACCGTCGCGCTCCATGCGATCCATCTCTGCTTGCACCCACTGAACGGCCAGTCCGGTGTCGTGAATATGGCTGTCCTCAGTCGTCAATGGCACAAACGGTATGCTGTACGCCACGCTCTGGATGAAGTTGAGGGTGTACTGCGTCTTGTTCAAGTCGTTGGCATCGATACCGggcagcgcgagcgcaagGAGGGCGGTGATGTGGCACCGATAGCCCTTGAGCTTGCACATGACGTTTGCAATCATTTGTAAGCTATTCAGACTCGACGATGTTCGATGAACCTCGACTAGCCCTTGCAGACTCGGGTAGAAGCGCTGGAGCGCCCCCGGAAGCACCAAGTCGGGCTCGAGGTACGCGAGGCCCTGTAAAGCATTGTAATAGCAGTGCGACACCCTGCTGCTCTTGGAAAACAGCCCCATAAACATCACCTCCTTCAGGGACATGACGAAGCGCTTCTTCAAGACGGGTGTGATCTTGCGGTCGGCGGGGATGTCCAACTCTCCGCTCTGCTCGCGGTTCCAGCGCGAGACGAAGCCATCAGTCAAATACAAGACAAGCTGTcccagcatcgtcgtccaacTACCCTgattggatggatggaagaAGGTATCGATAGACTGAATCAAAGCCTCCAGGCTGGCCATTGCGGACGTCTCGTGCTCCAGGCATATGGGAGACAAGGAGCTGACAATGAGCCGCGCCATCATGTAAGCAACTGGATACTTCTTCTTATCCTTTTCCAGATACACTCCTGCGCCGGACAGGTAGTCGACAGGCGTGTATGGAGAGTTGGCCTGTCCAACGGGAATCTGGGTTAGTCGCAGCATAGCGGTAAAGATGAGGTCTGATTGCTCTTTGGTGAAGATGCCATGCTCCGCGAAAGGGACGTGTTTTGAGTGGATGTGATCTCTAGTCATGCGCGAGAAAAGGTCCACGAAGAACATATCGACGACCTTGGACCGGTTCATGAGCGACCACAGGTGGAATAGGGTCGGAAAGAAGTGTTGCGGCTGCGCCTCGGGTACGCTCGAAGGGGCGGGATGGCTAGGAAGCAGGGCATTCAGGGCGCCAATGACGATGAAGGCATTGGGCAGCTCGTTGGTCCCGAAGAAAGGCAACAGCTCTTGGAGGATCGCCGGTCGCTCCTTGGGGTCGAAGTATATATGGGCGTGCGTGCAGAGCTTGAGGAGTTGTTTGGCAGCGCGCCTTCGGTTGCTCTGGTGAGCCGGGCCCTCCGAGGGCAACACCCATGCCTTGACCTCGTGCCACAGCGGTCGCCAGTCTAGGGTGAGGTCCTCGCCAGGTTTGAGGTAATGGTTTTTGCTGTGCGGGAGAAGAGATACAGTTAGTCCCTGCTAGTGTTGGGAACACCAAAGGGTATTGCGCTATGAGCATACCGAGTGAGCATCAAGACCATGCGCAGGAAGCGGTCCGCAGCCGTCGCATCCAAGCCTGGGGACAGCGCCAGCGAGTAGAACAGCTTGGCTAGCCTCGCGCGCAGCTCCCTCGTCATCTCGAACTTGAGGTTCAGCCATGCTTGGAGCTCCCTGGTCCAATGTAGGGCGCCGGGGGAAAAGTCCTCGGCACGAATGGCAGTATATAGCTGCTTAAGTATGCCgtggagggcggcgtcgcgctgggcttcctcctcgacctcgaacGGCAGCTGGGAAAAGTATGCAAACGTCCGAGGGCGATACCgcttcttgtcgtcctcgtctgaCTTGGTATATGGGATGCCGGGCGAGGTCGATCGCGAGATGGGCTCGTACATGGCAAAGCTGGTCATGAGGTGCGatgcggccgacgccgacagcgCGGCGTGCGAGCCCTCGCGCTGCGGGCCGACATTCTCGTCCATCGCTGGACAGGGTGACGTGCGGTGCGTCGGCTCGTCGCTTGAGGGAGGGAGCGCCACGACGTGACGAgagcggtcgtcgtcgaagggCGCGGTGGGTGAACGGAACAGAGCTCTTTGCTCCCCGTGCGaggctcgggcggcggtggtcaaTCGGGCGCCAagggcagggcgtcgacgtacGTCGTGTTTCGAAAATGTATGCCGCACCGTATGTATGCTATGTACCTATGCACGAGCAACAATCATGCAGAGTAGAGACACAGGCGGGTCGTTGCAGGGCGGCGTGTGTCTGGCGGCTCGCAGCGGCCAACCTTGTAAGCAAGCACAGGGTCGTGACAGGACAGCGTGCGTTGCTCCCCATGGAAATGAGCACGGGAGCGTGCGAATTGACCCGCAGCTTGTTGGACCCAACGAAGAAAGGGGCGGGGGGTTCCGCTCGTTGGAGGCAGTTAGAGGAGAAGACGAGAAGACGGTAGGTAAAGAAGATGGAAGGGAAAGCCAGGCAGGGGGGGGTGcgcctctgctgctggcgggcgacggagagGATGGGGGGGGAGATGGGGATCAATAAAGGcagtggtgatggtggtgatgatgccacCCAGTAGGAGCCTAGAGTCGGAGCTGCCAGCTGTAGTAGTGGCTCTGATCCTCAGGCAATGCAAGGTGAGGTGCATCGGACGGATGTACCGTTCGGCGTGCGCGCGGCTGACGAGGGACACGAGGCGCCAGGcaggtggatggatgacgaacggtgcaggcgctgctcgcACAGGGCAAATGTGGGCACAACCAGCGGCGAAACGGGGGGCCAGTCGGCGGAGATCGATGATGCTTTTGTAGGTGGGCTGCGCTAACCGAATCTGTGCCCTCTGTCGCGCCCGTcaagcagcggcagcagcaacagccagcagccagcagaGCTCTCAGCAGAAACCTAACAAGCCTAAGTCCATGCCCCGTGTGCGGCCTCGGGGTGTGTCGAAGGCTGTCGTCTGCATCAGCGCACGCCTGGAAAGGGCGAAGGGCGCAGAGGGCCGGAAGCAACCAGTGAGGTTGGGCGTCGGTGGTACAGTTGGTTGTGCCCACCCATCCGTGGATTTGGCTGACACCTTGATAAATATGGCAGCCCGGGAAGACGGGCACCAGGTTCCCACCacagggcagccagccaacaaACAGCTCCAACACCAGCaagcctcggcgccctctgcGTAGCACGCTTCCATCTTGCTTGTCTAATAATAAGAGTAGCCATGATAATCACCAACACATCCCCTCAGCCCagctgcgcctcgcctcgcctctcgcctcgtcttccaTGCAGCCTCCttatcctcctcctccctcgcccccttCCCGCTccagccaccagcagcaagccaTCCCACCCCGTCCTCCTGTCAGCAccacctcaccctcacctcacctcacctcacttCACTTCACCCCACATATCCCCGACAAGACACCTCCTAAGCAACGCAACCTCCCCCATGcgccatccccatcccccatcACACGCCATACATACGAAAGCACGTGAACGTTGGAGGTAGGCTCCTCGTCTACGATGCGACGGCACCACCGCTGAGGAACCGGAGCTATCGTTGATACCTCGGAACACCCACCGACACGTCATCTTCccgccagcctgcctgcctgccagtcTTGCGAGAAAACTGCCAGCCCGTTCCGTCCGGCCTCACGGGAGAGCAAACAAATCGCCATACGGTACCTACCTTAAGTAGATGAGGTAGCACTTTGTACGCGTATACCACCCGTGtgcctgccctgtcctgtcctgcctcgccggcctgccaCCTCCCTAACTCGTCCCGTGGCGCTCACACACATTCTCGTATATCCTTTTTGgagcctggctggcttgcttgcccgcTTGTTGccatccagccagccagccagccagccagccagccatcgcCTGCGGGGTCAGGTCgggtcaggtcaggtcaggtcaggtctgCTGACAGACGTGTGTCTCTCGCCGGATGCCACggggcgcgccgcctgcctgccagccgccggccgacgaGCAAATCGGcacctactaggtaccttactAGGTTAGTAGGACGCATGTACAAACCTCGTACCTTGACTACAGTGGGGGGTCCAAAAGTCTGCGATATAAGGTAGCTGCTCGCTGTCTGGCCTGCAGGTCGgcaggcggcgtcggtggtgGAAACTGAACACCTGCATGCCATTCGACACTCACGCAGCCAACAGCGGTCGGCTGCCCCCTTCTTGTTGGCGGGAAAAGGTTGACGTGTGGCTTTCACTCGGAAGCTCGGCTCCTCCCTACACGGACTCCGCTTCGGATCCCAGACCGTGGCTCCACCGCCGGACTACAAAGCGTGAACCCCATTCATTCCCTCATCACCATCTCCTAATTTTCATATCAGGCACAGCTCGCGGatgtgtacttcgtatatacGCGATGGCGTTCCTCACCATAAAAGTCGCATGCAATGTAATAAAACGCTCCAGTGCAGAAGGTAAGGTTGTGAATTTATACAGACGGTCGTCGGGGGGTTGTTTCATATCTACATCGTACATCCATCGAGGTCACCCCTCGTGACCAACTTCGCTACATTACGCCAGTTTGCGCCGATGCCATGCTTGGGTATCACTATCTGTCCAGTTTGTacttggccagctcctcgtccttgctTGTGCGCTTTTTTCGATGGAACAACCTGTGGAGCCACGGTCGTACCTTGGGCCGGcagcgcgcctcgtcctcctcattctcctcctcgtccgtcttggGCTTGtccgtgctgtgctgggACATACCGGATGAACGACGGTCCTCATGGGCCGACCGCCCGCTTCTCCGGGTCATGAAGGCCCGACCCGTCGACATGGCTCGCGCAGGTGTGTGCGATGAGCGGCAAGGGCTGggactggcgggcgggcgctccaCTCGGCTGTCTGGCTGTTGTGCCATCGATCTGACGGGGCTGTTGGCTCGAGATTCTCCATCCGCCGAGTATACTGGATATGACTGGCGACGCGAAGGCGACCCAGCGCTGGCCGACCGACAGGCCGAGGCAGTCCGGGCGAACTTGGGGTTCGCGGACGCGGGCCAGCCTTGCTTGTGAAGGCTGATCcaggtggccgtggccagcaTCAGCCTCTTTTGCTCCCGCGTCACTCTTGCCGTCGCACGTTCGTCTTGCCGAGGTGTAGCATGCGACGCTTGGTCCCAGCGACCGCCactggcctcggcgctgaAAGATCGCGAGGGCGGGTAGCGACCGCTTGAGGTGGAAAGGGTGGTGTACGTGTCGTAAATTTCAACCGACTCGGCCGTGAGGCTGCCCAGAATGGGATGCCTCTTCGACGACGGGTCGATGATACTGAACGTCCATTTATAGTCGGTGGCGTGtggggtcgtcgacgtcgggctCGTGCCGCCTACAGATGCCGCGCTGTTCCGCTTGCAGGTGACTGCCCGCCGTACCCATCGAGCGGTAAACGTTGTCCCCTGTTGGTCGACGTGCGTGAACTCGTAAGATCCATTTGCCATCAAGTTTGCCAGCCATGTGGACCCATCTTCGAGAGCAATCTCAGCACTATTGTTGTTGTCCTGAGATGCGCCACCAATGACCGCCAGCACATCTTTGTTGTCGAGGTCCCTGCTTGCTCGCTTCGGTTGCGATGGTGAGCTAGGGGTCGAGGGTTCGTAGTCATCGCATCGAACCACGAGAACGTCGTCTTGAGCGAGCTCGGGCCTGGCTCCAATTAGGCGCGGAAACCGCTTCGCCAACCGAGGGATGATGAGGGTGCCAGCGATGAGGCTAGACGGGATAACATCAAACGCAGGCACGGCTCGTCTTTCGCCGACCTCCTGCAGCTGAAGAAGCACTCGCGGACGTATCTGCACCAACATCCGTTGCTTGGTGCGAAGCTGGGGAGCGGGGTGTGCAAGGGCGAAACGAGTTGAACGTCGGGGGACGCGCTTCCGCTTGGCACGGCGGACCGAGGACTCGGTAGTGTCGCTCAGTTCG from Purpureocillium takamizusanense chromosome 3, complete sequence includes:
- a CDS encoding uncharacterized protein (EggNog:ENOG503P2SX); this encodes MFLHSGASLHGHEYSSRRSSNAPPPPPPPHKRHSLLRTALRPLAPADTNYLFEQPLDSDTALPSSPPPPPRPPQRRHTLDIPGPSSLSSHRRPLSTTLARKDLAVRFREPSMDSAQTPLASEDEESVAGSELSDTTESSVRRAKRKRVPRRSTRFALAHPAPQLRTKQRMLVQIRPRVLLQLQEVGERRAVPAFDVIPSSLIAGTLIIPRLAKRFPRLIGARPELAQDDVLVVRCDDYEPSTPSSPSQPKRASRDLDNKDVLAVIGGASQDNNNSAEIALEDGSTWLANLMANGSYEFTHVDQQGTTFTARWVRRAVTCKRNSAASVGGTSPTSTTPHATDYKWTFSIIDPSSKRHPILGSLTAESVEIYDTYTTLSTSSGRYPPSRSFSAEASGGRWDQASHATPRQDERATARVTREQKRLMLATATWISLHKQGWPASANPKFARTASACRSASAGSPSRRQSYPVYSADGESRANSPVRSMAQQPDSRVERPPASPSPCRSSHTPARAMSTGRAFMTRRSGRSAHEDRRSSGMSQHSTDKPKTDEEENEEDEARCRPKVRPWLHRLFHRKKRTSKDEELAKYKLDR
- the BLM3 gene encoding Proteasome activator BLM10 (EggNog:ENOG503NWBP~COG:S) → MDENVGPQREGSHAALSASAASHLMTSFAMYEPISRSTSPGIPYTKSDEDDKKRYRPRTFAYFSQLPFEVEEEAQRDAALHGILKQLYTAIRAEDFSPGALHWTRELQAWLNLKFEMTRELRARLAKLFYSLALSPGLDATAADRFLRMVLMLTRKNHYLKPGEDLTLDWRPLWHEVKAWVLPSEGPAHQSNRRRAAKQLLKLCTHAHIYFDPKERPAILQELLPFFGTNELPNAFIVIGALNALLPSHPAPSSVPEAQPQHFFPTLFHLWSLMNRSKVVDMFFVDLFSRMTRDHIHSKHVPFAEHGIFTKEQSDLIFTAMLRLTQIPVGQANSPYTPVDYLSGAGVYLEKDKKKYPVAYMMARLIVSSLSPICLEHETSAMASLEALIQSIDTFFHPSNQGSWTTMLGQLVLYLTDGFVSRWNREQSGELDIPADRKITPVLKKRFVMSLKEVMFMGLFSKSSRVSHCYYNALQGLAYLEPDLVLPGALQRFYPSLQGLVEVHRTSSSLNSLQMIANVMCKLKGYRCHITALLALALPGIDANDLNKTQYTLNFIQSVAYSIPFVPLTTEDSHIHDTGLAVQWVQAEMDRMERDGQNVQIDYNSELSDEDEANILRSSTAGFGEFILTLLGKIFTLLENLPDANQVRGGTPEDNVIHTLPAALSPLFSSLSPELFDMALEKIATFVSSHVVHQARDAMAWIVNVLCKVNPEKTLKVFVPMLVVNIRNEIDYNNAASDRTTGTDFLPRDRALVWHISILAMAVVHVGREVLTYKDELLGIAEYMQEKCRGLPTILVSNYIHHLLLNLTHTYPIDHGLYELDVVKRGLDVDDWGKTTSPADLTIRWHQPSPPEIKFAVELFASQVTSAAEQLELLMSDNPPVSRDGKNKAWSDEVSRLMQQIRLVTAGMATMFDPKRASGDDVGDIGDTDSVDADGDEDMMVDDDDALGEGAEDEELRPQFRYKAGYILKADDPSYNRVHELRDELGHLLTKAHAFLNEKQEDDVNCFTALCSAYRTWITDVGIERSAHLLERHVRLYKADIAAFKIKGLRKVYPRPLLIKRAEAYHILRMKHNAAARHKSELDKRLLLDLAHSCLSLYADVRRVAQSAQDSSLKALIGGKPVVIPVVLESLRNALQANEHDRIKGGMYTLLFTSLQRTILKDWRFAPEAMRLYIETAAIDKPSIQNLGSSALYTMFEFGKPLERAILVNDALVDTIKPTEEVSDAIETRHQFILQRRKKVEDAKASLGLELTKRAQGAHWKIATRCAIFAANLCLRFEDVAPSEFVDLVARGTNDPHPGLRGYYLNSFTALFTVIDMRALYGHDYTNYLMEKEMGDRNRLEILVDKGDAAFTEKFLDAFKDPQKAEYMVDFDHPGWLVWGKKFTAFRARPVPFDIYDELENRVREQIGKILTREWVSQCFEYFKQEPRDQSTDRFRMSYVYLLMHVFDLMHYGKTAVTLDDVKELTKEVYGDGSDKHQHRATSEILGALLAGSSDDPVEVRNRVWEFAAPMMLKILTQDLTPENLQYWLTCLHVVLDTKDPRRSHEIVERLESFRLDMSSNAAFKESSKVQLIEFIVADGGWHFRGTKPILDHFVEHIDHPYKAVREAIGRVLAAIEKSRYHESFESVPKMLEQNKEASSVGIRPYQPSEELTGTITSIFERLEKWRQERTPGQQEQSSYTAGSKTVLMWLDCTLSSHECTELVPFFAAPFMEQLLHMMDVKEDPELMKMAYHVYRHLANIPFRDGEDGKFIDELIKIGRTATSWHQRLRALVNMQVIYFRRIFLTKAPQRDALFTAVSDMLSDPQLEVRSCASLTLAGMIRCSPHRIRDPIIARLKARFEQELQQNPMPRKNRSAAGTETPVDMQKQTNRRHAAILGLGALIEAFPYATPPPKWMPEVLATLARKSSGDPGMVGQATKTILSEFKKTRQDSWTVDQKYFTQEQLEDLDGVLWKSYFA